GCGAGTCTGGCAGCCCCTGGGAAAAAGCGGCTTCAATATCGAAGCGCAGTTTACCCACTACGGACTTAACAATCTCCAATGTCTCACGATTGGTAATACGCTGGTTCTCATGAAATCGGTTTTCAATGCCGCGATCATCCAGGGCTCGATTGATTTGCTCTCGCGCACCGTGCACAACAACCAATCTAACCCCAAGGCTGGCAAGAAGGGCCAAATCATGTACCAGATTGCGGAAGTTGGCATGCTCTAGAGCATTGCCGGGAATACCAACTACTAGAGTGCGAGCGCGCAGGTCGTTGATGTAAGGTGCCGCGTGGCGAAACCAGTTCAGGGAAGCGTTATCGTCGCTCACTAATTCTTACCGTGTGCAAGTCTTGTGGTGTTAAAGCCCCGGAGGCTGTCGCAGGCAGATTAAAGGCAAAAGCGGCCAATCAAGTCGCGCAGAATGTTGACCATAGGGTTGATACGATCCAGGGCAAGAAATTCATCCGGCTGATGAGCTTGGTCAATATCGCCGGGGCCGAGCACGATAGTGTCAATATTCAAACTCTTCAAGTAGGGCGCTTCAGTACCAAAGGCAACACTTTCAGCGGGATGGCCACAAAGTTGTTCTGCAACTTTTACTAACTCTGAATGGGCATCCTGTTCAAAGGGCGCAGTGCCGGGGAATAAAGAGGCCACTTCCACCTGAATTTTATTGTCTTGTGGAATGGTAAGGATACGTTTGTTTAGTTCTTCCCGCAGGTCCGTAAGCTGCATCCCAGGCAGCGGACGTATATCAAACTGGAGTTCAGTGTGACCGCAAATTCGATTGGGATTGTCACCCCCATGGATACAGCCTAAGTTCATTGTGGGCACAGGAACAGCAAATCCGGGATTGTTGTATTTTTGCTGCCACTCTTTACGCAAGACTAATAATTCGCCGATGACTTTGTGCATGGCCTCGATAGCATTGGCTCCCAGGCTGGGGTCCGATGAGTGGCCTGATTGCCCGGTAATACGCACCGCCTCCATCATAACGCCCTTGTGCATACGTATCGGGCGAAGCCCGGTGGGTTCACCTATCACAGCGTAGCGCGCCCGAGGCTTGCCGGCCTCAACGAGGGCACGGGCACCGCTCATACTTGTTTCTTCATCGGCTGTAGCGAGGACGATGAGTGGTTTTTGCAATGGTTTATCGAGAAAAGAATTTGCAGCCTCTATGACCAGAGGGAAAAAGCCCTTCATGTCACTAGTGCCGAGGCCGTAGAAGCGGTTGTCACGCTCTAAAACCTTAAAGGGATCTGATTGCCACCGACCTGCATCAAAGGGCACTGTGTCGGTATGCCCTGATAGGACGAGCCCGCCATCGCTGTCACCCTTGCCACCGAGGGTGGCAATCATATTGGCTTTATTGGGTGAGCCCTTTAACGGCATTACCTCAACATTGAAGCCAAGGCTTTCCAACCATCCCCCCAAAAGCTCAACTACGGGGCGATTACCCATATCTAGAGAAGGGTCTGTTGCACTGACACTAGGGCAGGCAATCAACTGATGTAATTGGGTCTTAAGGTCAGGTACTGCGATACTCGTCATGGTGACTTTCCCTTTTCTTGTAGCGCCATTCATTCAAGATAACAGCGACTCCGATCAGGCTTCCCCCCAATGTGAGGCGAGTTAGATCGGCATCCCGATTCCAGATTAACAGATTTACTAACAAACCAGCGGGAATCAGTGCATTGTTCATAGCGGCCAGGGTGCCAGTGGAGACCTGTGTGGCTCCCTTATTCCACAAGAAATAGCCCAGACCTGATGCCACCAGACCCAGCCAGAGTAAAGTACTCCATTGTTGCGCGCCTTGTGGGTACTGCGGCTTTCCAAGAAGGAGCCAAGCTACAAAGGTGACTGCGCTGGCACCGATAAAAAACCAGGCGAAGGTTTGTCTTGGAGGGAGGGATTGCTCGCTGGGCATCAGGCGCTTGTATGCCACCTGCCCTACGGCAAAACATAGGTTGGCGCCCTGGACGACTACAAACCCAATCCAAAAGTCACTACTGGGAGAGCCCCAGCGAATAGTGGCTGCTCCCAATACAGTCATGGCTGCGATAGTGAGGTTCCAGACAGAAAAGTGCCTGTTAAGGGAGTCCTCAAGGGCGGTGATATACAGGGGAGTGAAAATAGTAAATAGAAGTACTTCGGGGACACTGAGCAGTAAGAATGACTGATAGTAAAATAAGTACATCAGCCCCAGTTGTACAGCACCGATCACAATTAAACGTATCGCGGTACGGGGAGGGCAACCCTTCCATTTCAGCATGGGTATAAATACCGCTGTGGCAAGGAGCACCCGTGTCATTGCGGAAAAATAGCTATCCACCTGTCCGGCCAGGTAGGCGCCTATCAAACTGAAGGAAAAGGCCCACAGAAGAGTGACAAACAACAGTAATGGCATCAGGGTGAATTCGCAGGCATAGATTGGTCGGCGGGCTCGGCCCAGTTTATTTCCCTAAATATTAATGCCAGAGGACCGAAATAGATATCGACAGGAAGCCTTACTAAAGTGGTGGATATGAGAGGCATAAAAAAGGGGGCTTTAGCCCCCTTTGCTGATCTGTTCTGTGTGCTGCTTCAGTTTTAGCCGAACAAGCCTTTGAAGAAGTAGAAGAACAGGATCGCAATACCTGCACCCGCTGGCAGGGTGACTACCCAGGATGCGGCGATAGTGGTGATCATACGCAGGTTCAGGGCGCCAATACCCCGCGCCAGGCCAACACCCAATACCGCGCCCACCAGAGTGTGAGTCGTGGAGATTGGCAGGCCTGTACCAGAAGCCAGTACGACGGTGGAGGCCGCACCCAGCTCGGCAGCGAAGCCACGGCTCGGTGTCAGCTCGGTGATTTTCTTACCGATAGTGGCCATTACCTTAAAGCCGTATGTCGCCAGGCCCACCACGATACCGATACCGCCGAGCAGCAATATCCAGGAAGGCATAGTGGATTTAACGGTGATAGCGCCGCTCTGGATGGTGTTAACTACGGCAGCCAGAGGACCAACGGCGTTGGCGACATCGTTGGAGCCGTGAGCGAAGGCCATGGCACAGGCGGTGAAGACCATCAGGATCGCAAATACGCGCTCGACGTTGGCGAAACGGTTTTCAGCTTCAGCTGCCGGGTCGCGCTGGACGCGCTTGAGCATGGTGACTCCGATACCGGCTACAGCAAGGCCCACCAGGGCGGCGATACCGGCATCCTGGATAAAGCTGAGCTGGATATTGGCGTCTTTAAGAACGTGCTTGAGGCCCTTGGTAAGGGTCACCATGGCAATCATCCAGCCCACTGCAAACATGTAGAAGGGGATGTAGCGCTTGGCATTGTTGAAGGGGTCTTCCGTATCCAGGATCAGGCGCTGAACACTGCGGAATAACAGGAAAGACAGGGTGCCCGCGAGAACCGGGGAGACCACCCAGCTAGCCACGATGCTGCCCACTTTACCCCAGGCCACTGCATCTGGGGATATACCTACCGCAGAGAAGCCGACAATTGCGCCGACAATAGAGTGGGTGGTGGATACCGGCCAGCCGAGAATACTGGCTACCAGCAGCCAGGTGCCCGCCGCCAGAAGTGCCGAAAGCATACCGTATACCAACAGCTGCGGTTGGGCGGCGAAGACTTCAGAATCGATAATGCCTTTGCGGATAGTTGCGGTAACCTCTCCGCCTGCCAAATAGGCGCCGGCAAATTCAAAGATCATGGCGATAACAATCGCCTGCTTGATAGTCAGTGCACGGGAACCTACGGAGGTACCCATGGCGTTGGCTACGTCGTTGGCACCGACGCCCCAGGCCATAAAGAAGCCTGCCACACAGGCCAAAATCAATAATATATGGCCGTATTGACTAATAATTTCCACGCTAAACCCCCTAACGTGCTAACAACAACTGCAGTCGGTTACCCACGCTGTGGGCGCGATCGGCAAGTTCACCGATCCATTCAATAACCCGGTAGAGGAACATAACGTCCACCGGAGGTAAGTCTTTCTCAATGGCAAACAGAGACGCACGAATT
This DNA window, taken from Microbulbifer sp. VAAF005, encodes the following:
- the argE gene encoding acetylornithine deacetylase encodes the protein MTSIAVPDLKTQLHQLIACPSVSATDPSLDMGNRPVVELLGGWLESLGFNVEVMPLKGSPNKANMIATLGGKGDSDGGLVLSGHTDTVPFDAGRWQSDPFKVLERDNRFYGLGTSDMKGFFPLVIEAANSFLDKPLQKPLIVLATADEETSMSGARALVEAGKPRARYAVIGEPTGLRPIRMHKGVMMEAVRITGQSGHSSDPSLGANAIEAMHKVIGELLVLRKEWQQKYNNPGFAVPVPTMNLGCIHGGDNPNRICGHTELQFDIRPLPGMQLTDLREELNKRILTIPQDNKIQVEVASLFPGTAPFEQDAHSELVKVAEQLCGHPAESVAFGTEAPYLKSLNIDTIVLGPGDIDQAHQPDEFLALDRINPMVNILRDLIGRFCL
- a CDS encoding DMT family transporter; protein product: MPLLLFVTLLWAFSFSLIGAYLAGQVDSYFSAMTRVLLATAVFIPMLKWKGCPPRTAIRLIVIGAVQLGLMYLFYYQSFLLLSVPEVLLFTIFTPLYITALEDSLNRHFSVWNLTIAAMTVLGAATIRWGSPSSDFWIGFVVVQGANLCFAVGQVAYKRLMPSEQSLPPRQTFAWFFIGASAVTFVAWLLLGKPQYPQGAQQWSTLLWLGLVASGLGYFLWNKGATQVSTGTLAAMNNALIPAGLLVNLLIWNRDADLTRLTLGGSLIGVAVILNEWRYKKRESHHDEYRST
- a CDS encoding inorganic phosphate transporter, producing the protein MEIISQYGHILLILACVAGFFMAWGVGANDVANAMGTSVGSRALTIKQAIVIAMIFEFAGAYLAGGEVTATIRKGIIDSEVFAAQPQLLVYGMLSALLAAGTWLLVASILGWPVSTTHSIVGAIVGFSAVGISPDAVAWGKVGSIVASWVVSPVLAGTLSFLLFRSVQRLILDTEDPFNNAKRYIPFYMFAVGWMIAMVTLTKGLKHVLKDANIQLSFIQDAGIAALVGLAVAGIGVTMLKRVQRDPAAEAENRFANVERVFAILMVFTACAMAFAHGSNDVANAVGPLAAVVNTIQSGAITVKSTMPSWILLLGGIGIVVGLATYGFKVMATIGKKITELTPSRGFAAELGAASTVVLASGTGLPISTTHTLVGAVLGVGLARGIGALNLRMITTIAASWVVTLPAGAGIAILFFYFFKGLFG